In Sebaldella termitidis ATCC 33386, one DNA window encodes the following:
- a CDS encoding DUF5996 family protein — protein sequence MKIVNRSDWKDTYDTLHHLVQMMGKVKLASTPVQPEWANVPLEVYPHGFKTGLLYKNGVNFEILLDFYQSEVSIYDNRGNSKFFVLKDKTSVSGIYAEFMELLDFLRLEIPINTIPQEMNTKVRFEDNTKEITYDHESAKNAFEMILFAYHELNVFISPFRSKKVMPKFYWGTFDLGTTIFSGIPAPYETTDIIARIGFDEQMIEFGYAFDDTIDGFPYFYILIYPIKASEYEDAKPEGSGYFSKEKSEFFLPLKPVFESENPSEEIQKFLSSSFKIICHNEKWPNLDWHTQEIK from the coding sequence ATGAAAATAGTTAACAGATCTGACTGGAAAGATACTTATGATACACTCCATCATCTTGTTCAGATGATGGGTAAAGTAAAACTGGCATCCACACCTGTACAGCCCGAATGGGCAAATGTTCCTCTTGAGGTTTATCCTCACGGCTTTAAAACGGGACTTCTTTATAAAAACGGTGTTAATTTTGAAATCCTTCTGGATTTTTATCAATCCGAAGTGAGTATTTATGATAACCGCGGAAATTCAAAATTTTTTGTATTAAAGGATAAAACTTCTGTTTCTGGTATATATGCAGAATTTATGGAACTGCTGGACTTTCTCCGGCTTGAAATTCCTATTAATACAATCCCTCAGGAAATGAATACCAAAGTACGCTTTGAAGATAATACAAAGGAAATAACATATGATCATGAATCTGCTAAAAATGCCTTTGAAATGATCTTATTCGCATACCATGAACTTAATGTTTTTATTTCCCCTTTTCGTTCAAAAAAAGTAATGCCTAAGTTTTACTGGGGAACCTTTGATCTCGGCACTACTATATTTTCCGGCATTCCTGCTCCGTATGAAACTACGGATATTATTGCCAGAATAGGATTTGACGAACAGATGATAGAATTCGGTTACGCCTTTGATGATACCATTGACGGTTTTCCTTATTTCTATATACTGATTTATCCGATAAAAGCTTCCGAATATGAAGATGCAAAGCCTGAAGGATCCGGATATTTTTCAAAAGAAAAATCAGAATTTTTTCTTCCGTTAAAACCGGTTTTTGAAAGTGAAAATCCTTCTGAAGAGATACAGAAATTTCTCTCGTCATCATTCAAAATTATATGTCATAATGAAAAGTGGCCTAATCTTGACTGGCATACTCAAGAGATTAAATAA
- a CDS encoding glycine betaine ABC transporter substrate-binding protein, which translates to MGELKEYMASIFKEITENGPYYINLLIQHLKISVFSIVIAVILGITIGIYIFYNKKIRSLILGITNGIYTIPSIAVLGLLIPLVGIGFWNASVTLIIYGLLPVIRNTYTGLESTDKKIIEISEGMGATEFQTFKNIRLPLAMPIIISGIRTVVIMTISLAGIASFIGAGGLGQAIYRGINTNNSVLIVIGSLLIAILAIVLDYFLNVVEKKAFRKVNGYRELKAGQTKRTALILGTAAAAILVFTIFSKVYGPKPGGADGKIITIATKPSAEQLILGEMASLLIEKNTKIHVEKKFSIGGGTSNIHPAMVKGEVDMYPEYTGTSWLFVLKHEKALPKDEMYAQLKKEYEDKFNFEWLGLLGFNNTFTLSMKREEAEKNNIKTFSDLAKASNQYRFGAEFDFFEREDGYPGLKKVYGFDFKKLVELDINLKYKAMEGKEVDVINSFSTDSLIKKYDLVTLQDDKDYFPSYNAGFVIKKETLKKYPEIKPLIEKLNGMLDDETMTNLNYQVEVENKNPQDVARKFLEEKGLIK; encoded by the coding sequence ATGGGAGAACTTAAGGAATATATGGCAAGTATTTTTAAGGAAATCACAGAAAACGGACCCTATTATATAAATTTACTTATACAGCATCTGAAAATATCAGTATTTTCAATAGTTATTGCAGTAATTTTAGGAATCACAATAGGAATATATATTTTTTATAATAAAAAAATTCGCAGTCTGATACTGGGAATTACAAACGGAATTTATACAATACCGTCAATTGCAGTGCTGGGACTGCTTATACCACTTGTGGGGATAGGCTTTTGGAATGCATCTGTCACACTTATAATATACGGACTGCTTCCGGTAATAAGAAATACTTATACAGGACTGGAAAGTACAGATAAAAAAATAATAGAAATTTCAGAAGGAATGGGAGCTACTGAATTCCAGACTTTTAAAAATATCCGCCTTCCTCTTGCAATGCCTATTATTATCTCAGGTATCAGAACAGTAGTTATTATGACAATATCACTTGCAGGTATAGCATCATTTATCGGTGCCGGCGGCTTGGGACAGGCAATATACCGCGGGATCAATACTAATAATTCAGTTTTGATAGTAATTGGAAGTTTGCTTATAGCAATACTGGCAATTGTTCTGGATTATTTTTTGAATGTAGTAGAGAAAAAAGCATTTAGAAAAGTAAACGGATATCGTGAACTAAAAGCAGGACAGACAAAAAGAACTGCATTGATACTGGGAACAGCAGCAGCGGCAATATTAGTTTTTACAATATTTTCAAAAGTTTACGGACCGAAACCGGGAGGAGCAGACGGAAAAATAATAACTATAGCAACGAAGCCAAGTGCAGAACAGCTTATACTCGGTGAGATGGCAAGCCTGCTTATAGAGAAAAACACTAAAATACATGTAGAGAAGAAATTCAGTATAGGCGGCGGAACATCAAATATTCATCCTGCAATGGTAAAGGGAGAAGTGGATATGTATCCTGAATATACGGGAACTTCCTGGCTGTTCGTGCTAAAGCATGAAAAGGCCCTTCCAAAGGATGAAATGTATGCACAGCTGAAAAAGGAATATGAAGATAAGTTCAATTTTGAGTGGCTTGGTCTTCTGGGCTTTAATAATACTTTTACACTTTCTATGAAAAGAGAGGAAGCAGAGAAAAATAACATAAAAACTTTTTCAGATCTGGCAAAGGCAAGTAATCAATACAGATTTGGGGCGGAGTTTGATTTTTTCGAGAGAGAGGATGGATATCCGGGACTGAAAAAGGTGTACGGTTTTGATTTCAAAAAGCTGGTTGAACTGGATATAAATCTAAAATATAAGGCTATGGAGGGAAAAGAGGTAGATGTGATAAATTCATTTTCTACAGACAGTCTGATAAAAAAATATGATCTTGTAACATTACAGGATGATAAAGATTATTTTCCTTCATATAATGCAGGATTCGTAATAAAAAAGGAAACGCTGAAAAAATATCCCGAAATAAAACCTTTGATAGAAAAGCTAAACGGAATGTTAGATGATGAAACTATGACAAATCTGAATTATCAGGTAGAAGTAGAGAATAAAAATCCTCAGGATGTGGCAAGAAAATTTCTTGAAGAAAAGGGGCTGATAAAATGA
- a CDS encoding glutamate 5-kinase, whose protein sequence is MKQYKNRMVIKIEGTSFIGKQKNGSVFFEELVSILADIQNMGYELILIPSGALTAGMDTLSMKTRPENIRQKQMAAVVGQCSMLDLYDSFFNDYNKVIAQILLNAEDIKSAEKKKNLSDTINTLLEMGIIPIVNTNSIAGCIEPRTKELLFEDDDMLAVVIAALCKTHKLIVLSDEFFPYKKIFQNINIRELSFTAKTSSGKKYQSLKNEKQEFRKKMSALKAAESCGVETTILNIGNLLSLYEVIKN, encoded by the coding sequence GGTTCAGTTTTTTTTGAGGAGCTTGTTTCAATATTGGCAGATATTCAAAATATGGGCTATGAGCTTATTCTTATACCTTCCGGTGCACTTACCGCAGGTATGGATACACTGAGTATGAAAACAAGGCCTGAAAATATAAGACAGAAGCAAATGGCGGCAGTAGTGGGGCAGTGCAGTATGCTTGATCTATATGACAGTTTTTTTAATGATTATAATAAAGTAATAGCACAGATTCTTCTAAATGCAGAAGATATAAAATCCGCAGAAAAAAAGAAAAACCTTTCAGATACTATAAATACCCTGCTTGAAATGGGAATCATTCCGATAGTAAATACAAACAGCATTGCCGGCTGTATTGAACCAAGGACGAAAGAACTGCTGTTTGAAGATGATGATATGCTTGCAGTGGTAATTGCAGCATTGTGTAAAACTCACAAACTTATAGTTTTGTCTGATGAGTTCTTTCCTTATAAAAAAATCTTTCAGAATATTAATATCAGGGAGTTGAGCTTTACAGCCAAAACCAGCAGCGGAAAAAAATATCAATCATTGAAAAATGAAAAGCAGGAATTCAGGAAAAAGATGTCAGCATTAAAAGCAGCAGAGAGCTGCGGGGTTGAGACGACTATCTTAAATATTGGAAATTTATTGTCATTATATGAAGTCATAAAAAATTAA